The following are encoded together in the Pseudomonas sediminis genome:
- the secA gene encoding preprotein translocase subunit SecA, with protein MFAPLFKKLFGSKNEREVKRLVKAVQSVNVLEEQMIALSDEQLRSKTEEFKGRLAQGETLDKLLPEAFAVAREAGKRVMGMRHFDVQLIGGMALHEGKIAEMRTGEGKTLVGTLAVYLNALSGKGVHVVTVNEYLARRDANWMRPLYEFLGLTVGIVTPFQPPEEKRAAYAADITYGTNNEFGFDYLRDNMAFSLEDKFQRELNFAVIDEVDSILIDEARTPLIISGQAEDSSKLYIEINKLIPRLKQHIEEEEGVVTQEGHYKVDEKTRQVELNEAGHQYVEEMLTAAGLLAEGESLYSAHNLGLLTHVYAGLRAHKLFNRNVEYIVQNGQVILIDEHTGRTMPGRRLSEGLHQAIEAKEGVNIQAESQTLASTTFQNYFRLYNKLSGMTGTADTEAFEFRQIYGLDVMVIPTNKPIARKDFNDLVYLTQEEKYQAIIADIKDCQAQGRPILVGTATIETSEYVSQLLNQAGIEHKVLNAKFHDKEAEIIAQAGRPGALTIATNMAGRGTDILLGGNWEVEVAALENPTDEQIAQIKSEWQKRHQQVIEAGGLHVIASERHESRRIDNQLRGRAGRQGDPGSSRFYLSLEDNLMRIFASDRVKNFMKALGMQSGEAIEHRMVTNAIEKAQRKVEGRNFDMRKQLLEFDDVANEQRKVIYHMRNSLLAAESVGDTIAEFREEVLTTAVNNHIPPQSMPEQWDVAGLESTLQSDFGIKLPIQQWLDEDDKLYEETLRERILAELLAAYNEKETQASAEALRTFEKQILLRVLDDLWKDHLSTMDHLRHGIHLRGYAQKNPKQEYKRESFALFQELLESIKRDAIRVLSHVQVRREDPAEEEARLRREAEAMAERMQFQHAEASALAAEENDGEEGDVAMAAAPVRAEQKVGRNEPCPCGSGKKYKHCHGQIG; from the coding sequence ATGTTTGCGCCTCTGTTTAAAAAACTTTTCGGAAGCAAGAATGAGCGTGAAGTCAAACGCTTGGTCAAGGCGGTGCAGTCCGTCAACGTCCTCGAAGAGCAGATGATCGCCCTGTCGGACGAGCAACTGCGTAGCAAGACCGAAGAGTTCAAGGGCCGTTTGGCTCAGGGCGAAACCCTCGATAAGCTGCTTCCCGAAGCCTTCGCTGTGGCCCGTGAGGCCGGTAAGCGAGTGATGGGCATGCGCCACTTCGATGTGCAGCTGATCGGCGGTATGGCCCTGCATGAGGGCAAGATTGCCGAGATGCGTACCGGTGAGGGCAAGACCCTGGTAGGTACCCTGGCGGTCTACCTCAACGCGCTGTCCGGCAAGGGCGTGCACGTGGTCACGGTCAACGAATACCTGGCCCGCCGCGACGCCAACTGGATGCGTCCGCTGTATGAGTTCCTCGGCCTGACCGTGGGTATCGTCACCCCCTTCCAGCCGCCTGAAGAGAAACGTGCTGCTTACGCCGCCGACATCACCTATGGCACCAACAACGAATTCGGTTTCGATTACCTGCGTGACAACATGGCCTTCAGCCTGGAAGACAAATTCCAGCGCGAGTTGAATTTCGCCGTGATCGACGAAGTCGACTCCATCCTCATCGACGAAGCCCGTACCCCGCTGATCATCTCTGGTCAGGCTGAAGACAGCTCCAAGCTGTACATCGAGATCAACAAGCTGATCCCGCGCCTCAAGCAGCACATCGAGGAAGAGGAAGGCGTGGTGACTCAGGAAGGTCACTACAAGGTCGACGAGAAAACCCGCCAGGTCGAGCTCAACGAAGCTGGCCACCAGTATGTCGAAGAGATGCTTACCGCTGCAGGCCTGTTGGCTGAAGGCGAGAGCCTCTATTCCGCGCACAACCTTGGCTTGCTGACCCATGTTTACGCCGGCCTGCGCGCGCACAAGCTGTTCAATCGCAATGTCGAGTACATCGTGCAGAACGGTCAGGTGATCCTGATCGACGAGCACACCGGCCGTACCATGCCGGGCCGCCGCCTCTCCGAGGGCCTGCACCAGGCCATCGAAGCGAAGGAAGGGGTGAATATCCAGGCCGAGAGCCAGACCCTCGCCTCGACCACCTTCCAGAACTACTTCCGTCTCTACAACAAGCTGTCCGGCATGACCGGTACCGCCGACACCGAGGCCTTCGAGTTCCGTCAGATCTACGGTCTGGACGTGATGGTCATCCCGACCAACAAGCCGATTGCGCGTAAGGACTTCAACGACCTGGTTTATCTGACCCAGGAAGAGAAGTACCAGGCGATCATCGCCGACATCAAGGATTGCCAGGCCCAGGGCCGGCCGATCCTGGTGGGTACCGCCACCATCGAGACCTCCGAGTACGTCAGTCAGTTGCTGAATCAGGCAGGCATCGAGCACAAGGTTCTCAACGCCAAGTTCCACGACAAGGAAGCCGAGATCATCGCCCAGGCCGGTCGTCCGGGCGCACTGACCATTGCCACCAACATGGCGGGTCGTGGTACCGACATTCTTCTCGGCGGTAACTGGGAAGTGGAAGTGGCAGCGCTGGAAAACCCCACCGACGAGCAAATCGCGCAGATCAAGAGCGAGTGGCAGAAGCGTCACCAGCAGGTGATCGAAGCCGGCGGCCTGCATGTGATCGCCTCCGAGCGCCACGAATCGCGTCGTATCGACAACCAGTTGCGTGGTCGTGCCGGTCGTCAGGGTGACCCGGGCTCCAGCCGCTTCTACCTGTCGCTGGAAGACAACCTGATGCGTATCTTCGCCTCGGATCGGGTGAAGAATTTCATGAAGGCCCTCGGCATGCAGTCCGGCGAGGCCATCGAGCATCGCATGGTCACCAACGCCATCGAGAAGGCACAGCGCAAGGTCGAGGGGCGTAACTTCGACATGCGTAAGCAACTGCTCGAATTCGACGACGTGGCCAACGAGCAGCGCAAGGTGATCTACCACATGCGCAACAGCCTGCTGGCTGCCGAGAGCGTTGGCGACACCATCGCCGAGTTCCGCGAGGAAGTGCTGACCACCGCAGTCAACAACCATATTCCGCCGCAGTCTATGCCGGAGCAGTGGGATGTCGCCGGTCTGGAGTCCACCCTGCAGAGCGATTTTGGCATCAAGCTACCGATCCAGCAGTGGCTGGATGAAGACGACAAGCTGTACGAAGAAACCCTGCGTGAGCGCATCCTTGCCGAACTGCTGGCTGCCTACAACGAGAAGGAAACCCAGGCCAGCGCGGAGGCTCTGCGTACCTTCGAGAAGCAGATTCTGCTGCGTGTGCTGGACGATCTGTGGAAAGACCACCTGTCGACCATGGATCACCTGCGTCACGGGATTCACCTGCGTGGCTACGCGCAGAAGAACCCCAAGCAGGAATACAAGCGCGAGTCCTTCGCCCTGTTCCAGGAGCTGTTGGAGTCGATCAAACGCGATGCCATCCGCGTGCTCAGCCACGTTCAGGTGCGGCGCGAAGATCCGGCCGAAGAAGAAGCTCGTCTGCGCCGCGAAGCCGAAGCCATGGCCGAGCGCATGCAGTTCCAGCACGCCGAGGCCTCGGCACTGGCGGCTGAAGAGAACGATGGCGAAGAAGGCGACGTTGCGATGGCCGCCGCTCCGGTACGTGCCGAGCAGAAGGTTGGCCGTAACGAGCCGTGCCCTTGCGGTTCGGGTAAGAAGTACAAGCACTGCCACGGTCAGATCGGCTGA
- a CDS encoding DUF721 domain-containing protein produces the protein MTFRPLPAQAPAKLLREAKPLKALFGQAQRLTHLQRLVDSQLQPAAREHCHVASWRDGCLLLIVTDGHWATRLRYQQRRLQRQLQALEEFATLTKIMFKVQPQGGQNRGTVRTLHLSNSAAQSIQATAEGISDPRLRAALERLASHTQKDE, from the coding sequence ATGACGTTTCGTCCCTTGCCGGCTCAGGCACCCGCTAAGCTGTTACGCGAAGCCAAGCCCCTGAAAGCGCTGTTCGGTCAGGCGCAACGCCTTACTCACCTACAGCGTCTTGTCGATAGCCAGCTACAGCCTGCCGCCCGGGAACACTGTCATGTAGCCTCCTGGCGAGACGGCTGCTTGCTATTGATCGTGACCGATGGCCACTGGGCAACACGCCTGCGTTATCAGCAAAGAAGACTGCAACGACAACTACAGGCACTCGAAGAGTTCGCGACCTTAACGAAAATCATGTTCAAGGTGCAACCTCAAGGGGGCCAGAATCGTGGAACCGTTCGCACCCTGCACCTGTCCAATAGCGCCGCACAAAGCATCCAGGCGACAGCCGAAGGCATCAGCGACCCCAGGTTACGCGCCGCGCTTGAGCGCCTGGCCAGCCATACGCAGAAAGACGAATGA
- a CDS encoding glutathione S-transferase family protein: protein MALQLVIGDRNYSSWSLRAALAVDLAGADCEELRVRLFQPDSRAQLLRYSPTGKVPVLLTEQGAVWDSLAIAEYLAECYPEAQLWPQERQARALARSICAEMHSGFTALRSHLPMDLARDKALAELPDEAQADIDRICAIWAGCRERYASTGNYLFGQASIADAFYAPVAARLRSYRVALPTAAAAYVETIYRWPAFQRWYQAALQEVKG, encoded by the coding sequence ATGGCACTGCAACTGGTGATTGGTGACAGGAACTATTCCTCCTGGTCTCTGCGTGCGGCGCTGGCGGTCGATCTGGCCGGTGCCGACTGCGAAGAGCTGCGGGTGCGTTTGTTTCAGCCAGACAGTCGCGCACAACTGTTGCGTTATTCGCCCACCGGCAAGGTGCCGGTTCTGCTGACTGAGCAAGGGGCGGTGTGGGACTCCCTGGCGATTGCCGAGTACCTGGCCGAGTGTTATCCAGAAGCGCAGTTGTGGCCGCAGGAGCGGCAGGCCCGCGCGCTGGCGCGCAGTATCTGTGCGGAGATGCACAGCGGCTTCACGGCGCTGCGCAGTCATCTGCCCATGGACCTGGCGCGGGACAAGGCGCTGGCCGAACTGCCTGACGAGGCGCAGGCCGATATCGATCGCATCTGCGCGATCTGGGCTGGCTGCCGTGAGCGATACGCCAGTACCGGCAACTATCTGTTCGGCCAGGCCAGCATCGCCGATGCCTTCTACGCGCCGGTCGCCGCGCGACTGCGCAGCTATCGTGTGGCGCTACCGACAGCAGCTGCGGCTTATGTCGAAACCATCTATCGCTGGCCGGCGTTCCAACGCTGGTATCAGGCAGCATTGCAGGAGGTAAAGGGGTGA
- the argJ gene encoding bifunctional glutamate N-acetyltransferase/amino-acid acetyltransferase ArgJ — protein MAVGLGPLSTLHPVPGFELGIASAGIKRPGRKDVVVMRCAEGSRIAGVTTTNAFCAAPVLITRERLGGEVRYLLTNTGNANAGTGADGLARARRACARLAELTGVAESAVLPFSTGVIGEPLPVEKIESALQAALDDLKTDNWEAAATGIMTTDTLPKGASRQFQHDGVTVTVTGISKGAGMIRPNMATMLGYIATDAKVAQGVLQDLVRDAANKSFNRITIDGDTSTNDCCMLIATGQVALPEISDASGELFAKLKQAVFEVCMVVAQAIVRDGEGATKFVTVQVNGGGTHQECLDVAYAVAHSPLIKTALFASDPNWGRILAAVGYAGVPQLDVSKIDVFLGEVCIASKGCRATTYTEEQGAAVMAREEITIRIELGRGSCSETIWTTDLSHEYVKINAEYRT, from the coding sequence ATGGCTGTTGGTCTTGGCCCGCTGTCTACCCTGCACCCGGTTCCTGGTTTCGAGCTCGGTATCGCCTCGGCCGGCATCAAGCGTCCTGGGCGCAAGGATGTGGTGGTGATGCGCTGTGCCGAAGGCTCGCGTATCGCCGGGGTGACCACCACCAACGCCTTCTGCGCGGCACCTGTGCTGATCACGCGCGAGCGCCTGGGTGGCGAAGTGCGTTACCTGCTGACCAATACCGGCAATGCCAACGCGGGTACCGGCGCCGATGGCCTGGCCCGTGCGCGCCGCGCCTGCGCCCGCCTGGCCGAGCTGACCGGTGTGGCCGAAAGCGCCGTGCTGCCGTTTTCCACCGGGGTTATCGGTGAGCCGCTGCCGGTGGAGAAGATCGAATCCGCGCTGCAGGCTGCACTGGACGATCTCAAGACCGACAACTGGGAAGCTGCCGCCACCGGCATCATGACCACCGACACCCTGCCCAAGGGTGCCAGCCGCCAGTTCCAGCACGATGGCGTGACCGTCACCGTTACCGGTATCAGCAAGGGCGCCGGCATGATTCGTCCGAACATGGCTACCATGCTCGGCTATATCGCCACCGACGCCAAGGTCGCCCAGGGTGTGCTGCAGGATCTGGTGCGCGACGCGGCCAACAAGTCGTTCAACCGCATCACCATCGACGGCGACACCTCGACCAACGACTGCTGCATGCTGATCGCTACCGGCCAGGTCGCACTGCCTGAGATCAGCGACGCCTCCGGTGAGCTGTTCGCCAAGCTCAAGCAGGCGGTGTTCGAAGTGTGCATGGTAGTGGCGCAGGCCATCGTCCGTGACGGTGAAGGCGCGACCAAGTTTGTTACCGTGCAGGTCAACGGCGGTGGCACCCATCAGGAGTGCCTGGACGTGGCTTATGCAGTGGCCCATTCGCCGCTGATCAAGACCGCGCTGTTCGCCTCCGATCCCAACTGGGGGCGTATCCTCGCTGCTGTCGGCTATGCCGGCGTACCGCAACTGGATGTGAGCAAGATCGACGTTTTCCTCGGCGAAGTCTGCATCGCCAGCAAGGGTTGCCGTGCGACCACCTATACCGAAGAGCAGGGCGCAGCGGTGATGGCGCGTGAGGAGATCACCATCCGTATCGAGCTGGGTCGCGGCAGCTGCAGCGAGACCATCTGGACCACCGACCTGTCCCACGAGTACGTCAAGATCAACGCCGAATACCGCACCTGA
- a CDS encoding M23 family metallopeptidase, protein MHIILLNSRHGSARTIHLNLRWLLLSVVLLLVLSLGAGAAMGAKWLTTEPVVDTSLAEALDLQREQVGVVRQDAQRQLDAFAVHVAELQARLTRLDALGERLTELAELDAGEFDFSLSVGQGGAEDALGASAYAPPPFMSALDSLALRVESREQQLEVLEQLLGERRLSEAETLSGRPVLQGYVSSPFGRRVHPLTGRVSVHKGVDFASKPGSDVVSVAAGIVTFSGKKNGYGNVVEISHADGYVTLYAHNQSNTVQIGDLVQRGETIAKVGRSGRSTGYHVHFEVSKDGRQVNPALYIARANGVE, encoded by the coding sequence ATGCATATCATTCTGCTAAATAGCCGTCACGGTTCGGCGCGAACAATCCATCTAAACCTGCGCTGGTTGCTGCTGTCGGTTGTCCTGCTGCTGGTCCTCAGCCTGGGTGCTGGTGCTGCAATGGGCGCCAAGTGGTTGACCACCGAGCCGGTGGTCGACACCTCGCTGGCCGAAGCACTCGATCTGCAGCGTGAACAGGTTGGCGTGGTACGCCAGGACGCACAACGTCAGCTCGACGCCTTTGCCGTGCATGTCGCGGAGCTGCAGGCGCGCCTCACGCGGCTCGATGCTCTGGGCGAGCGCCTGACCGAATTGGCGGAGCTGGACGCAGGCGAGTTCGATTTTTCCCTCAGTGTCGGGCAGGGCGGCGCGGAAGATGCGCTGGGCGCTTCGGCCTATGCACCGCCACCTTTCATGAGCGCGCTTGACAGCCTTGCGCTGCGAGTGGAAAGCCGCGAGCAGCAGTTGGAAGTGCTGGAGCAGCTGCTTGGCGAGCGTCGCCTGAGTGAAGCTGAAACACTTTCTGGTCGCCCGGTTTTGCAAGGTTATGTGTCGTCGCCTTTCGGGCGTCGCGTGCACCCGCTGACCGGTCGCGTGAGTGTCCACAAGGGTGTCGACTTCGCCTCCAAGCCGGGGAGCGATGTGGTGTCGGTGGCGGCGGGTATCGTCACCTTCTCCGGCAAGAAGAACGGTTATGGCAACGTGGTTGAGATCAGTCACGCCGATGGCTACGTCACCCTCTATGCCCACAACCAGAGCAACACTGTGCAGATCGGTGATCTGGTGCAGCGCGGCGAGACCATCGCCAAGGTCGGTCGCAGTGGTCGCTCCACCGGTTATCACGTGCATTTCGAAGTCAGCAAGGATGGCCGACAGGTCAATCCTGCCCTTTATATCGCGCGCGCCAACGGCGTCGAGTGA
- the lpxC gene encoding UDP-3-O-acyl-N-acetylglucosamine deacetylase, giving the protein MIRQRTLKNIIRATGVGLHSGEKVYLTLKPAPVDTGIVFRRTDLDPVVEIRALAGNVGETTMSTTLINGDVKVDTVEHLLSAMAGLGIDNAYVELSASEVPIMDGSAGPFVFLIQSAGLQEQEAPKKFIRILREVTVEEGDKRATFVPFDGFKVSFEIDFDHPVFRNRTQSASVDFSSTSFVKEVSRARTFGFMRDIEFLRSQNLALGGSVENAIVVDEHRVLNEDGLRYEDEFVKHKILDAIGDLYLLGNSLIGEFKGLKSGHALNNRLLRTLIEQTDAWEMVTFEDAKLAPISYMRPVAAV; this is encoded by the coding sequence ATGATCAGACAACGCACCCTGAAAAACATCATCCGTGCCACCGGCGTTGGCCTGCATTCGGGGGAGAAGGTTTACCTGACCCTGAAGCCGGCTCCGGTGGATACCGGTATCGTGTTTCGTCGTACCGACCTCGACCCCGTGGTGGAAATCCGCGCGCTGGCCGGGAATGTCGGTGAAACCACCATGTCGACCACATTGATCAATGGTGATGTCAAGGTGGATACGGTAGAGCATCTGCTTTCGGCCATGGCAGGCCTGGGCATCGATAACGCCTACGTCGAGCTCTCCGCGTCCGAAGTACCGATCATGGATGGCAGTGCTGGTCCCTTTGTGTTCCTGATTCAATCCGCTGGCCTGCAGGAGCAGGAAGCGCCGAAGAAGTTCATCCGCATCCTGCGTGAGGTGACTGTGGAGGAGGGCGATAAGCGCGCTACCTTCGTACCTTTCGACGGTTTCAAGGTGAGCTTCGAGATCGACTTCGATCACCCCGTGTTCCGCAATCGCACGCAGAGCGCCAGTGTGGATTTCTCCAGTACGTCTTTCGTCAAGGAAGTCAGCCGGGCCCGCACCTTCGGTTTCATGCGTGACATCGAGTTCCTGCGATCGCAGAACCTGGCGCTCGGCGGCAGTGTGGAGAACGCCATCGTGGTCGACGAACATCGTGTGCTCAATGAAGACGGCCTGCGTTACGAGGACGAATTCGTCAAACACAAGATTCTCGATGCCATCGGTGACCTGTACCTGCTGGGTAACAGCCTGATCGGCGAGTTCAAGGGCCTCAAGTCTGGTCACGCGCTCAACAATCGTTTGCTGCGCACGTTGATTGAGCAGACTGATGCCTGGGAAATGGTGACCTTCGAGGACGCCAAACTCGCACCGATCTCTTACATGCGCCCGGTTGCTGCGGTGTAA
- a CDS encoding cob(I)yrinic acid a,c-diamide adenosyltransferase: MGFRLSKIYTRTGDKGETGLADGRRVGKDHPRIEAIGELDTLNSQLGLLLAGLDEAAAASPGLKEISEVLSPCQHRLFDLGGELAMPEYQALQPEEIERLEAVIDRWNDEVGPLENFILPGGSRLIAQAHVCRSFARSAERRCQHLNAVEPLRAEGLAYVNRLSDLLFVAARLIARRQGVAEVLWKAADKP; the protein is encoded by the coding sequence ATGGGCTTTCGCCTTTCGAAGATCTACACCCGCACCGGCGACAAGGGCGAAACCGGCCTCGCCGATGGCCGTCGAGTCGGCAAGGACCATCCGCGCATCGAAGCCATCGGTGAACTGGATACGCTAAACAGCCAGCTGGGCCTGCTGCTCGCCGGCCTCGATGAAGCCGCAGCGGCCAGCCCCGGCCTCAAGGAGATCAGCGAGGTGTTGAGCCCCTGCCAGCATCGCCTGTTCGATCTTGGCGGCGAACTGGCGATGCCCGAGTACCAAGCCCTGCAGCCAGAGGAAATCGAACGTCTGGAGGCTGTTATCGATCGCTGGAACGATGAGGTCGGGCCGTTGGAGAACTTCATCCTGCCCGGCGGCTCCAGGCTGATCGCCCAGGCTCATGTCTGCCGCAGCTTTGCCCGCAGCGCCGAGCGCCGTTGCCAGCATCTCAATGCCGTTGAGCCGCTGCGCGCCGAGGGCCTGGCCTACGTCAATCGCCTATCCGACCTGCTGTTCGTGGCTGCCCGTCTGATTGCCAGGCGCCAGGGCGTGGCCGAAGTACTGTGGAAAGCCGCAGACAAGCCGTAG
- a CDS encoding Nudix family hydrolase, with product MKRVHVAAAVIRGVDGRILIAKRPQDKHQGGLWEFPGGKVEEGEAVRVALDRELQEELGIRPQAARALIQIRHDYPDKQVLLDVWEVLTFSGEPHGAEGQPLAWVSERQLPEYEFPAANKPIVAAARLPDRYLITPDGLEPSELLAGIRSALAQGVRLIQLRAPNMFDPQYRDLAVDVQGLCAGKAQLMLKGPLEWLGDFPAAGWHLTAEQLRKHAAGGRPFPEHRWLAASCHSAEELALAAQMGVDFVTLSPVQATATHPEALPLGWEAASEMLTHFNLPAYLLGGIGPADIERAWQIGAQGVAGIRAFWP from the coding sequence GTGAAGCGTGTTCATGTCGCCGCAGCGGTGATTCGGGGTGTCGATGGACGCATCCTGATTGCCAAGCGCCCGCAGGATAAGCACCAGGGTGGTCTGTGGGAGTTTCCCGGCGGCAAGGTGGAAGAGGGCGAGGCAGTGCGCGTCGCCCTCGACCGTGAGTTGCAGGAAGAGCTTGGCATCCGTCCGCAAGCGGCGCGTGCGCTGATTCAGATTCGCCACGATTACCCGGACAAGCAGGTGTTGCTGGACGTCTGGGAAGTCTTGACCTTCAGCGGTGAGCCACATGGCGCAGAAGGCCAGCCGCTGGCCTGGGTCAGCGAGCGGCAACTTCCGGAGTACGAGTTTCCCGCTGCCAACAAGCCCATAGTCGCCGCCGCGCGCCTGCCAGATCGTTACCTGATCACCCCGGACGGCCTGGAACCGAGCGAGCTGCTGGCCGGCATCCGCAGTGCCCTGGCGCAGGGTGTCCGGTTGATTCAGCTGCGTGCGCCGAACATGTTCGACCCGCAGTACCGCGACCTGGCTGTCGACGTGCAGGGCCTGTGCGCCGGCAAGGCGCAACTGATGCTCAAGGGACCGCTGGAATGGCTGGGCGACTTTCCGGCGGCAGGCTGGCACCTGACTGCCGAGCAGTTGCGCAAGCATGCCGCTGGCGGCCGGCCTTTCCCGGAGCATCGCTGGCTGGCAGCCTCCTGCCACAGTGCCGAGGAGCTGGCGTTGGCAGCGCAGATGGGTGTGGATTTCGTCACCCTGTCGCCGGTGCAGGCGACCGCAACGCATCCCGAAGCACTGCCGCTGGGTTGGGAGGCAGCAAGCGAGATGCTGACCCATTTCAACCTGCCGGCTTACCTGTTGGGCGGTATCGGCCCGGCCGATATCGAGCGCGCCTGGCAGATTGGCGCCCAGGGCGTTGCGGGCATCCGCGCATTCTGGCCGTAG